In Pan paniscus chromosome 1, NHGRI_mPanPan1-v2.0_pri, whole genome shotgun sequence, the DNA window tggcgcgatctcggctcactgcaagctccgcctcccgggttcacgccattctcctgcctcagcctcccgagtagctgggactacaggcgcccgctaccacgcccggctaattttttgtatttttagtagagacggggtttcaccgtgttagccaggatggtctcgatctcctgacctcgtgatccgcccgcctcggcctcccaaagtgctgagattacaggcgtgagccaccgcgcccggccagggctATGTTTCTAAATACAACACATTATTCAAACTCAGGATTCCAACACTATTCTGAAATTGAATACTTTATCATACAAGAACTATAACCATGTTATTATTCTGAGCACATTATTTCAATTCCAGGTCTAAATTAATCAGCAAAATCACCATTCTAAAACATTAACATAGAGCAGAAACGTAAAGCACTTTGGTCTGTATAATTAGATTATTAAACAAATCGAAAGAATCTCTTTCCCTAATGCTTCACCTCATGATGTAAAGTTGAAAACACAACTTAGGAACACATTTCTGAGGAGCAATTCCCAACATTTGTTTCTGTATACAACTCAAAGCAGCACTGAGTAAATTCACCCAAAgagcaattttaaaaagcaacattttGAAAACCCAAAGcatctttctactttctttcaTTGTTAAGTCACAAAACTTACTAAGATCAGTCTAGAGCTCAGAAAATGGTCAATGTGAATTTGGTACATAAAACAAAGTTCTCATAATTAGTGGTTCTGGTTCTAGGTCAAGGGCACAAATAGTGTATTTCATTTTCCTGTTCTACTTGCTTAATAGTCAGTGAAATATTTTGCCCAAGAGCCCATGCTATGTTGGATTTTAATTACAAAGGTAAATAAAAGCTCTGCTGATGGTCAGGCAAAAATTATTGCTAAGCAACAACCACTTAGCAATTTATTCACACTTTAACGAACAATTTTAGATGAGATACATATTTTAAGCCAGAGAGCAGATGGAGTTCCCGTGCTTGTAGCACTAGTTCACAGCAAGGGCAGGCTTGAGGGAAATCGATTAATATCCAGTCATCCCTCGGTATCATGGGGAATTGATTCCAGGATGCCCTCGAACACCAAAATCTGAGGATGTTCAAAATCCTTGACATAAAATGGTGCAGAaattgcatataacctatgcacatcctcccatatactttaaatcatctctaggtaaTTTATAATACCTAAAACAATGTAAATCCTATTTAAATAGTTGTTAcgctgtattgtttagggaataatgacaaggaaaaagtCTGTACATATTCAGTACAGACACAACTTTCTTTTTGAGTATTTTCCATCTACAGTTGGtggaatccacagatgcagaacccacaaGTACGGAAGGCTGACTGTATATATAAGTGGATTATTTTGTGTAACAGGCAAAATTTGAATAGATTACCACTGCCACACTGTTCTGAGAAAAGGAGAGGGCCTCACTGGAGCACACCAGCTCTTTAACAGGGTGCTTTAGTAAATTTTTTTCCATCTGATGCAGCTGCATATCAAGATATGAAAGATGATTAAATTACTCAAAAACCAGGCttctaattctatcattttaaaatttaattatctattagaatattaaaataaatctagGTTCTCCAAAGTTGTTCACCAGTAATACACAGCAGTATTGAGATTAAGGTGGGAGGAGCCTTTGTATttaggttttaaatatttttaaaatgttggtaaAATGCAAATAAGTTAAATGATAAAGGCCTAATTCAAACATACCAGCTACTAAAGATTATTTTCTTCACTCACAAAAAACCTTGCCTAAGGATAACAATAACTGTCAGGTATATGAAATAACACAGTTTAGGGTTTTGTTGGAGGCAGGGGAACATTTAAAATACTCTATGACAATGCACTTATGTGAAGTTCCACTGAATGAAGGTCTTGGCCAATGGAGAAGGCAGCTGGTATTAAAATAACTAGCACAGATTCCTTGATACAcacacaatgaaaacaaaaataagaacccTGTACAGGTGTAAACAAGTTAAAAACGGCCTTGGCAAAATATCTTCCCCTatttaaaaaatgccaaaaagCATGCAACTTATAATTCCCTCCTTTCCACAAGAatgaactaaaaaacaaaaacaaaaaaccaaatggaaCTATCTCTTTCTGTCAGTAGATAATAGATACATTGTGTTTCAAgacaaataaaacttcaaaatattaatattgaaaaaatacaattaaatttttattaaaaatacatactcCTTACGCGATCTTTGTGtacattttgttttgtgtgaaaaggaaaaaaaaataggaaaggcATTAAGACTACCTAATTATTTATACTGTATTTGGTAGAAGCGTGTTTCAGTCAAACTTTAACGAAAAATAAgttattctgttttcatttgcTCCCGGACGTCAGAAGGCAGAGTTTCAAACAGAGCATCTTCTACAACTAAACCAGCTCGCTTCAGAGCCCGACAGTCACCCAGTTCAGGAGGGAGGATTTCAAAGTGATTACCTTTTACATCTAAGTAGGAAAGAAATAGCAAATTTCCAATTTTCGGTGAAAGTACAGATAGGCTGTTTTTCCCAATCTTCAGAGTTTTAAGTTTCTTGCAGAAGTAGAGTTCATCTGGAAGGCTTTCCACTTTGTTACATGTGATGGAAAAATACTGTAAACTTTGTAGAACTCCAATTTCAGGGGGGATAAATCGAATGTCATTGTACGATAAGTCCAAGTATCGGATCTTGTTGCATAGGAAGAGGTGGGAAGGCAGCACCTCTATTTTATTGTGACTAAAGGACAGGCGTTCCAGGCTGGTGAGTTTCTTTATATGCTCTGGGATGTAGGTGATGCTGTTATGCCACAGTTTTAGCACTGTCAACTTTCTTAAGTGCTGAAAGCTAACGATTTCTTCTATAGATTTCAGATTGTTTTCCTTCAGGTCCAATTCCTGGAGGCTGAGTAGGCTGAACACAGCATGAGGAATACGCTCCAGGTCACAGTGGACCAGCTCCAGCTCTGTCAGATTGGTCATCTTCTTTAAGTTGTTGAGCATCACCAGCTTGGTGCCATCATTATGTATGCACATCTTCTGGAGATGGCTGGAAACATCAACCACTGCCTGAGGGATTTTGGAAACGTTGCTTTTGATAGAGAGAATTTTAAGGCTTTTGAGATCCCGCAGAGACTCAAGGGTGACATTTCTGGAAATATCATGACTTAGAGAGCCAACTAGGTACAGCTCTTCCAGATTTCGGAGCCCATACATCCAGGGGGGGAGTTCCCTCATGTCATCAAACTTGACGCTCAAGACCTTGAGGTTTTCCTTCAGGAAAGAGAGCGCCGCACTGTGGATTTTGACAGAACACTGGTGCAGAGAGAGCTCTTGAAGATTGTCTAGCTGTGCAATGGTGGCTGGTATCATTACGTTCTTAATGATTTCAAGTTTTAGAGATTGCAACTCTGTGATTTCAAAAACAGTGTCTGGAAGGCCAGAGAGCATGATAAGAGGCAATTCCAGTCGATTATGGGCATTTGTCTGTAGCTTCTGCCTCAGTTTATCAGGAGTCCATTCGTTATTTAAGTTCAGCTGCTTTAATTTGTTTTCACTGACTTCAGACAGGAACACTGCAAATCTCTTGGAATAGAGAGGGTCATACTGATCTATCATATGAAGCATAAAAGCAAAGTCATTTTTCACATCTGGAATATCATCAATTCCAGTCTCCTGACGGACATACTCAAAGGAATATTCCCGTAGAGAACGGTAGAACAGCCAGTATAAGGTATAAAGGCACGTCAATCCATAGATACTAACAAAGCACAGATAGCAAAAGGACAGTTTTGAGAACAAGTGTGCCATGGTATGATTGCAAGAAAAGTTTTTATATCCAGTCATGTCCTGAATGTCCACATTACAGTCCACTGTAAACTGGACCTTGGAAACCAGAGCACTATTATATGCAATGATGATTAGGAATTTGATAACTTTAAGTACAGTCTGGCGAACATACATGGCATATAGAATATCACCTTCTTCCACATGCAGCCTGAACTTCTTCACCTTCTCAAATAAGGCCTTAGCCTGCTCACCTTCCTTTTTATCCAGAGCCCCTGCAGTGGATTTATCAACTACAAACTTCTCAGGAATGGACTTTAAAGACTGAGAGTTGACCAGGCTGCCTTCTGGACCAGATTGGATGGTGTTGGACCTGTTCATGTTGTTCTTCCTGTTGTCcttttcttctgagtcctccccagACACTTCAGATAAAGCCCGTGTGGTCCAAGGAGAGTCAAAACACTTCCCCAGAATGGAGATGAAATGTTCTATTTTGGAGCTGGAGCCAGGGAATTTGAACCAAAAGTTACTGCAGAGCATAAAGACCAGGGTATGGATGAGGACAAGGTAAGGGAAATACTTGGCATACCAGTGGAGGGCTCGCTCATAACACATCTGATTTATAAAGCTGTACTGCTGAAGGTCCAAATCTGTCTTCAGGCCTTTCATTTCCACAGTGATGGGGTTAGCAGGAGATGGTTTAGGTGGAGGCAGTGGAGTGGTACTGGCAACTGCTTGAGAGACATTCGAAAGGGAAGAGTGGTTCTGAGCAGGCTGCACTCTTTTCGGAAGGCAGATTATCTTGTCTTGCATGACCTGAAACAcggaaataatattttcaaattatattactcAAAGAGCTTTCATAATGTCATTACTGCAAAGAAAGCAGCAGTAACATCCAATAAATGtccatttcctctgcctggagaaTACAACGTTCAATTCCAGCATCAAGATTTTATTCTTAGCTCATATattggaaaaatgaaatatctgacTTTGTTCATCATGTCTAAGTTATGACATAAAACAGTGGTTTTTCAGGTCATAGAACAactcacaagaaaataaatatttagggaacattcatgtatttttaaaaaattagcagccaggcgcagtggctcacaactgtaatccaagcactttgggaggccaagccgggtggatcacctgaggtcaggagtttgaaaccagcctggccaacatggagaaaccctgtctctactaaaaatacgaaaattagctgggcatggtggtaggcacctgtaattccaggtacttgggaggctgaggcaggagaattgcttgaacccaggaggtggaggttgcagtgagccgagatcgtgccattgcactccaacatgggcgacaagaacaaaattttgtctcaaaaaaaaaaattatcaattctCTCACTGGATTCTGGGAGAATCAGTCATCAGTCTGGGAAGTATATCATCTTCTCAGACTCAATCTTGAGTTAGATGTCCTCAAAGATTGTATCAGTCTGTGTATGAGAAGCAGAAACATAAGAAGGAGGAACTATGAAAGGAATTCCTGTCttgttttccccttctttttctaCACATATTCTAGACTGTATGTATAGATCAATATGAATGAATTTAATGGAAATTTTGCTAAGCTTCTATAAAAACTCTTCCTTCAGAGAgagataaaaaaatacagaagtgtTCAACAGTAAAATAATGGTTTAGATTTGCTAGCGTTACACACAAAATATTACATTGAGAACCACCATCCTTCTACCAACGTTTCAGTTTGTTGAAAAGAATATTAAGCTGTAAGAATGTCCAGCAGACTCAAAAAATTGCAATTTgggaaagagagaatgaatgcACCCTTTTTGAAGATAAGGTAGGATGTGACAGTATACACATTGAATCAACCTAGACGAATCGTCTTCAGGAGGAGGCCTATGTTAGTAGAACTCTATGAACAAAAAGTTGACATTTCAAAGGAAGAATAACCAAAGAGTATTCAGCAATGACATGTGGAATTAATAACGCAGGGAAAGTCTATTTGTACCTTAAAATGTCAAATGGCTGAAAATCCACAATGTTTAGTGATTCTGCACCAGCAGTGGTTAGTGATTTTGCAACATCAAAGTCCTTTACCTTGATTATAGGCATAGAAACTGAACCCGTTGTAAAGTGGTCTGCCATAGCATAGTAAGGTGACCACGAGCTGGTGACAAGGGAACTAGCAGCCTACCATATAGAAGCATGAGGCTGATGACAGAGTGAAGCACCCAACACTTAGTAAAGTGTCTGGTACATGGAAGACCACCAGTGTGTATTTTCTGAGAAAGGGAGTGAATCCAAAATTGCCAATAGTCCTTCTAGTTCAGGGTTGTATCAGTCTGGGTGTGCAGGACACCTCTTCTAGGGATGAAGATGAAGATGGTGATTATAGTGATGACAGCAGCAAACTTCTGTTGTGCTTAATATGCAGCTGACCGTCTTTTCATAAAGTCATGGGCATTAATTCTATTAATTGCCATCTTAATCGGATGACATCAAGTActcttattatttccattttatagatgaggagactgaggcatggactcaggttaagtaacttgcctaatgTCATCTAGCTCAGAATCACTTAGACCCAGAGCccatatttgtattttcctgaatGTCTAGGATTAAGCCAGAGGGATCCCAATTTGACTTTATCTTAACAAATTATTTTGCACAAACAAGtcacattttacagaaaaggcttACTGCTTGCCATGTCCTATGCAGATAACAAGAAATGAGGCTGCGGgaagagaggaggtttcaccacaAGATTTATAAAGTTCTGTCTTGGGAAGATAAAGCAGGGGGGCAACTATTTACTATTTAAATCAAAAGAATGCAGGTAAGAACAACAAATGTGATTGCATTTAGAGGATTTGGTGGCTACTGAGATGTGAGAATTCAGCAGTGGTCTTCAAACATTTCTATTACTTAGAGGAAAATGTTGAGTATGCCTACCCACTATATTTATGTCTTCCTATAGGTACTGCATATCCACATCAATCAATATGTCAAATAATCAAAAAGCTAACttatttcatgtttaaaataaatataaagaaaagttttcacttttatttcacATCTCAATGGAGCATTCATCATATTTCTCGGGATTCAAGCACCATACTTTGGAAACCCctggaataaaaaacaaacaaacaaaaccaccagGAGAAAGCCTAGACAAATACTAGACTATCTTGAAGAAACATAAAAGAGAAGGGCTTGGGATCATGTTCCAGATGCTTTCCTgttcatgatctca includes these proteins:
- the LRRC8C gene encoding volume-regulated anion channel subunit LRRC8C; this encodes MIPVTEFRQFSEQQPAFRVLKPWWDVFTDYLSVAMLMIGVFGCTLQVMQDKIICLPKRVQPAQNHSSLSNVSQAVASTTPLPPPKPSPANPITVEMKGLKTDLDLQQYSFINQMCYERALHWYAKYFPYLVLIHTLVFMLCSNFWFKFPGSSSKIEHFISILGKCFDSPWTTRALSEVSGEDSEEKDNRKNNMNRSNTIQSGPEGSLVNSQSLKSIPEKFVVDKSTAGALDKKEGEQAKALFEKVKKFRLHVEEGDILYAMYVRQTVLKVIKFLIIIAYNSALVSKVQFTVDCNVDIQDMTGYKNFSCNHTMAHLFSKLSFCYLCFVSIYGLTCLYTLYWLFYRSLREYSFEYVRQETGIDDIPDVKNDFAFMLHMIDQYDPLYSKRFAVFLSEVSENKLKQLNLNNEWTPDKLRQKLQTNAHNRLELPLIMLSGLPDTVFEITELQSLKLEIIKNVMIPATIAQLDNLQELSLHQCSVKIHSAALSFLKENLKVLSVKFDDMRELPPWMYGLRNLEELYLVGSLSHDISRNVTLESLRDLKSLKILSIKSNVSKIPQAVVDVSSHLQKMCIHNDGTKLVMLNNLKKMTNLTELELVHCDLERIPHAVFSLLSLQELDLKENNLKSIEEIVSFQHLRKLTVLKLWHNSITYIPEHIKKLTSLERLSFSHNKIEVLPSHLFLCNKIRYLDLSYNDIRFIPPEIGVLQSLQYFSITCNKVESLPDELYFCKKLKTLKIGKNSLSVLSPKIGNLLFLSYLDVKGNHFEILPPELGDCRALKRAGLVVEDALFETLPSDVREQMKTE